Proteins encoded in a region of the Benincasa hispida cultivar B227 chromosome 2, ASM972705v1, whole genome shotgun sequence genome:
- the LOC120071268 gene encoding pentatricopeptide repeat-containing protein At4g30825, chloroplastic translates to MASLKFSFSLHSFDSKKLDFPVNSALLSDCCSVFSITGYIHLNNSLARVHKPSKVSQVEPEASDVSQSKFSADEIDARKKYFGGKKPSKRASGSYFSFSRNSSEKVFENIIFNGGELDVNYSTISSDLSLEDCNAILKRLEKCNDSKTLGFFEWMRSNGKLEQNVSAYNLVLRVLGRQEDWDAAEKLIREVRAELGSQLDFQVFNTLIYACYKLGLVERGTKWFRMMLECQVHPNVATFGMLMGLYQKGCDIKESEFSFNQMRNFGIVCETAYASMITIYTRMNMYDKAEDVIQLMQEDKVIPNLENWLVMLNAYCQQGKMEEAELVFASMKEAGFSSNIIAYNTLITGYGKASNMDAAQRLFLGIKNSAVEPDETTYRSMIEGWGRAGSYEMAEWYYKELKRKGYMPNASNLFTLISLQAKHEDEGGALKTLNDMLKIGCRPSSIVGNLVQAYEKARRIKSVPSLLTGSFYRKILSSQTSCSILAMAYVKHCLVDDALKVLREKEWKDHHFEENLYHLLICSCKELGHLENAIKIYTQLPKHENKPNLHITCTMIDIYSIMGRFSDGEKLYLSLRSSGIPLDLIAFNVVVRMYVKAGLLEDACSVLDLMDEQQDIVPDIYLFRDMLRIYQRCGMVHKLADLYYRILKSGVSWDQEMYNCVINCCSRALPVDELSRLFDEMLQCGFAPNTVTLNVMLDVYGKSKLFTKARNLFRLAQKRGLVDVISYNTMISAYGKNKDFKNMSSTVHKMKFNGFSVSLEAYNCMLDAYGKECQMENFRSVLQQMQESSSERDRYTYNIMINIYGERGWIDEVAEVLTELKACGLEPDLYSYNTLIKAYGIAGMVEEAAWLVKEMREKRIEPDRITYINMIRALQRNDQFLEAIKWSLWMKQMKY, encoded by the coding sequence ATGGCCTCCCtcaaattttccttctctttacaTTCTTTTGATTCTAAGAAGCTCGATTTTCCGGTCAATTCAGCTCTCCTCTCTGATTGCTGCTCTGTTTTCTCCATCACTGGCTATATTCATCTCAATAACTCTCTCGCTAGGGTTCACAAGCCCTCTAAAGTTTCTCAGGTCGAACCGGAGGCGTCGGACGTTTCCCAATCCAAATTTTCTGCTGATGAAATCGACGCCAGGAAGAAATATTTTGGCGGTAAGAAGCCTTCAAAGAGAGCGTCAGGTTCGTATTTTAGTTTCAGTAGGAATAGTAGTGAGAAAGTTTTCGAGAATATTATTTTCAATGGTGGCGAATTAGATGTTAATTACTCCACTATATCCTCCGATTTGAGCTTAGAGGATTGCAATGCTATTTTAAAAAGGCTAGAGAAGTGTAATGATTCCAAAACGTTGGGATTTTTTGAGTGGATGAGAAGTAACGGGAAATTAGAACAGAATGTGAGTGCCTATAATTTGGTTCTTCGAGTGTTGGGGAGGCAGGAAGATTGGGATGCTGCTGAGAAGCTAATTAGAGAAGTTAGAGCTGAGTTAGGTTCCCAATTGGACTTTCAGGTTTTTAACACGCTTATTTATGCTTGTTATAAATTGGGGCTTGTAGAGCGGGGTACGAAATGGTTTCGAATGATGTTGGAATGCCAAGTGCATCCCAATGTTGCAACATTTGGAATGCTTATGGGTCTTTATCAGAAGGGTTGTGACATTAAGGAGTCGGAGTTTTCCTTTAATCAGATGAGAAACTTTGGAATTGTCTGTGAAACAGCATATGCATCTATGATTACAATATACACGCGTATGAATATGTATGATAAAGCAGAAGATGTGATTCAATTAATGCAAGAAGATAAAGTAATACCAAATCTAGAGAACTGGTTAGTAATGCTTAATGCTTATTGTCAGCAAGGCAAAATGGAGGAAGCTGAACTTGTGTTTGCCTCAATGAAAGAAGCTGGATTTTCATCCAATATCATTGCATATAATACCTTGATTACTGGGTATGGAAAGGCATCAAATATGGATGCTGCTCAACGCCTGTTCTTGGGCATCAAGAACTCTGCAGTAGAACCTGATGAAACGACTTACCGCTCCATGATCGAAGGTTGGGGTCGAGCTGGTAGTTATGAAATGGCAGAATGGTACTATAAGGAGCTCAAGCGGAAAGGATATATGCCAAATGCCTCTAACTTATTCACCCTCATAAGCCTACAAGCCAAACATGAGGATGAAGGAGGTGCGCTTAAAACTCTTAATGACATGTTAAAGATTGGATGCCGGCCTTCTTCCATTGTTGGAAATCTTGTACAAGCATATGAAAAGGCTAGAAGAATAAAAAGTGTGCCTAGCCTCTTGACAGGGTCGTTCTATCGGAAAATTCTTAGCAGCCAGACATCTTGCTCGATTCTGGCAATGGCTTATGTGAAGCACTGTTTAGTGGATGATGCTTTAAAAGTGTTGAGGGAAAAAGAGTGGAAAGATCATCATTTTGAGGAGAATTTGTATCATTTGCTAATTTGTTCATGTAAAGAGTTGGGCCATCTCGAGAATGCAATTAAGATATACACTCAACTGCCTAAGCATGAAAACAAACCAAACTTGCATATCACGTGCACAATGATTGATATCTACAGCATCATGGGTAGGTTCTCTGATGGAGAGAAGCTTTATCTAAGTCTGAGATCATCAGGCATTCCTTTGGATTTGATTGCATTCAATGTTGTTGTGAGAATGTATGTTAAAGCTGGATTGTTGGAAGATGCATGCTCAGTTCTTGACTTGATGGATGAGCAACAGGACATTGTTCCGGACATATATCTGTTCCGGGACATGCTTCGTATTTACCAACGATGTGGCATGGTGCATAAGCTAGCAGATCTATACTATAGGATACTGAAGAGTGGAGTGTCTTGGGATCAGGAAATGTATAATTGTGTCATAAATTGCTGTTCTCGTGCTCTGCCTGTTGATGAGCTTTCTAGGCTTTTTGATGAAATGCTTCAATGTGGGTTTGCCCCAAATACCGTGACCTTGAATGTCATGCTTGATGTTTATGGGAAATCCAAGCTTTTCACCAAGGCCAGAAATCTGTTTAGGCTGGCTCAGAAAAGGGGTTTGGTTGATGTAATCTCTTATAATACTATGATATCTGCCTATGGAAAGAATAAGGACTTCAAAAACATGTCATCTACAgttcataaaatgaaatttaacgGCTTTTCAGTTTCCCTTGAAGCATACAATTGTATGTTAGATGCTTATGGCAAGGAATGCCAAATGGAGAATTTCAGAAGTGTCTTACAGCAAATGCAGGAGTCAAGTTCTGAACGTGACCGTTACACATATAACATCATGATTAACATCTATGGAGAACGAGGATGGATCGACGAAGTTGCGGAAGTTCTGACAGAACTGAAAGCATGTGGACTTGAACCTGATTTGTACAGCTACAACACATTGATCAAGGCATATGGAATAGCAGGGATGGTTGAAGAAGCTGCTTGGTTGgtgaaagaaatgagagaaaagAGGATAGAACCGGATAGGATAACTTATATTAACATGATTAGAGCACTGCAAAGAAACGACCAATTTTTAGAGGCAATCAAGTGGTCGTTGTGGATGAAGCAGATGAAATATTGA
- the LOC120071730 gene encoding putative leucine-rich repeat receptor-like serine/threonine-protein kinase At2g24130: MEFCKLFPLFFHFLSILLLNTAFGEEQQSSVNAASQKAALLSFRNGIVSDPQNFLKDWKSSSTIHFCNWAGIKCNNSTQQVQKIDLSEKSLKGTISPSLSNLSALTILDLSRNLFEGSIPMELGFLVNLQQLGLSWNHLKGNIPTELGFLQKLEFLDLGSNKLEGEIPLFCNGSNLSLKYIDLSNNSLGGEILVRNECPLKNLMCLLLWSNKLEGKIPLALSNSTKLKWLDLGSNKLSGELPFEIVQKMPLLQYLYLSDNDFISHDGNSNLQPFFASLVNSSNLQELELAGNNLSGEIPSIIGELHVNLSQLHLNDNLIYGSIPPSISNLRNLTLLNLSSNLLNGTIPSELSRLRNLERFYLSNNSLSGEIPSSLGEIPHLGLLDLSRNKLSGSIPEALANLTQLRKLLLYANNLSGTIPSSLGRCINLEILDLSNNQITGVLPSEVAGLRSLKLYLNLSSNHLHGPLPLELSKMDMVLAIDLSSNNLSGPIPSQLGNCIALENLNLSDNSFDGSLPISIGQLPYLQNLDVSLNQLTGNIPDSLQTSPTLKKLNLSFNNFSGKIPKNGVFSWLTISSFQGNNGLCGPIKGLPKCREKHKHHILSILMSSSAAFMFCMIGISLAALRSKMRKPFAICNKRDLEEANEEEEMKYPRISYGQLVEATGGFSSSNLIGSGRFGDVYKGILSDNTKIAVKVLNPMRTAGEMSRSFKRECQVLKRTRHRNLIKIITTCSRPDFKALVLPLMGNGSLESHLYPSQIDLVQLVSICRDVAEGMAYLHHHSPVRVVHCDLKPSNILLDEDMTALVTDFGIARLVIGGGEDDHNHNNAAAAAAQDDSTSFSSTHGLLCGSVGYIAPEYGLGKRASTEGDVFSFGVLVLELITGKRPTDHFFEQGAGLHEWVKSQYPHRLDPIVDDAMDRYCTAAAARRGGPRPCKRLWREVIVEVIEMGLMCTQYTPAMRPSMVDVAQEMTRLKEYLSHSLSSLYTRG; this comes from the exons ATGGAGTTCTGCAAATTATTTCCcttattctttcatttcttaTCAATTCTTCTCCTAAACACAGCTTTTGGTGAAGAACAACAATCCTCTGTTAATGCCGCTTCACAGAAAGCAGCATTACTTTCTTTCAGAAATGGGATTGTTTCTGATCCACAAAACTTCCTCAAAGATTGGAAATCATCTTCAACCATTCATTTCTGTAATTGGGCTGGAATCAAATGCAATAATTCAACCCAACAAGTCCAAAAGATTGATCTCAGTGAAAAATCCCTCAAAGGAACAATTTCTCCATCACTCTCAAATCTCTCTGCTTTAACAATCCTCGACCTTTCAAGAAACTTATTCGAAGGTTCAATTCCGATGGAGTTGGGATTTCTCGTTAATCTCCAGCAATTGGGTTTATCATGGAATCATCTCAAAGGAAATATCCCAACAGAGCTTGGATTTCTTCAGAAATTAGAGTTTCTTGATCTGGGTAGCAACAAACTAGAAGGGGAAATTCCTCTGTTTTGCAATGGCTCTAATTTGTCtttgaagtacatagatttaTCAAACAATTCATTGGGTGGTGAAATCCTTGTCAGAAATGAATGCCCTTTGAAAAATTTGATGTGTCTTTTGCTTTGGTCGAACAAATTAGAGGGGAAAATTCCTTTAGCACTTTCAAATTCAACCAAATTGAAATGGCTTGATTTGGGTTCTAATAAGCTTAGTGGGGAATTACCTTTCGAGATTGTTCAAAAAATGCCACTGTTGCAGTATCTTTACTTATCTGATAATGATTTCATTAGTCATGATGGTAATTCAAATCTCCAACCCTTTTTTGCTTCTTTAGtgaattcttcaaatcttcaagaACTTGAGTTAGCTGGAAACAATCTTAGTGGAGAAATACCTTCCATTATTGGTGAGCTTCATGTCAATCTTTCTCAGCTGCATTTAAATGATAATCTTATCTATGGTTCAATTCCTCCTTCCATTTCAAACCTTAGAAATCTCACCCTTTTGAACTTATCAAGTAACCTTCTAAATGGAACTATTCCTTCTGAACTTTCTAGATTGAGAAATCTAGAAAGGTTTTATCTTTCAAACAATTCACTTTCTGGTGAAATCCCATCTTCACTTGGTGAAATTCCTCATTTGGGTCTTCTTGATTTGTCAAGAAACAAGCTTTCTGGTTCTATTCCTGAGGCTTTAGCTAATCTTACCCAGTTGAGAAAATTGCTTCTTTATGCCAATAATCTCTCAGGTACAATCCCATCAAGCTTGGGAAGATGCATAAACTTGGAGATTTTGGATCTCTCTAACAACCAAATTACAGGAGTTCTTCCTAGTGAAGTTGCTGGATTGAGAAGCTTGAAATTGTATTTGAATCTTTCAAGCAATCATTTACATGGGCCTTTGCCGTTAGAGTTAAGCAAAATGGATATGGTTCTTGCCATTGATTTGTCCTCAAACAATCTCTCAGGCCCAATTCCATCCCAACTTGGAAACTGTATTGCATTAGAAAATCTCAACTTATCTGATAATTCCTTTGATGGGTCTTTACCAATTTCAATTGGGCAGCTTccatatctccaaaatcttgaTGTTTCTTTGAATCAGTTAACAGGAAACATCCCAGACAGTCTTCAAACATCTCCAACTCTCAAGAAGCTAAATCTTTCTTTCAACAATTTTTCAGGGAAAATCCCAAAAAATGGAGTATTTTCATGGCTGACAATATCATCTTTCCAAGGAAACAATGGTTTATGTGGACCAATCAAAGGCTTACCAAAATGCAGAGAGAAACACAAACACCATATTCTATCAATCCTCATGTCTTCATCAGCAGCGTTCATGTTCTGTATGATTGGGATTTCTTTAGCAGCTCTAAGGTCAAAAATGAGGAAACCTTTTGCAATTTGCAACAAAAGGGATTTAGAAGAagcaaatgaagaagaagaaatgaagtaCCCAAGAATCTCATATGGGCAATTAGTGGAAGCCACTGGTGGATTCAGCTCCTCAAATTTAATTGGGTCAGGGAGATTTGGAGATGTGTATAAAGGAATTCTATCAGACAATACAAAAATTGCTGTAAAAGTATTGAATCCAATGAGAACAGCAGGGGAAATGTCAAGGAGTTTCAAAAGAGAATGTCAAGTACTGAAAAGAACAAGGCATAGAAATTTGATTAAGATCATAACAACCTGTAGCAGACCAGATTTCAAGGCTCTTGTTCTTCCATTGATGGGTAATGGGAGCTTGGAAAGTCATCTGTATCCAAGCCAAATTGATTTGGTTCAATTGGTGAGTATTTGCAGGGATGTGGCTGAAGGAATGGCTTATTTGCATCATCATTCACCTGTTAGAGTTGTGCATTGTGATCTTAAACCAAGCAATATTCTTCTTGATGAGGATATGACTGCTTTGGTCACTGATTTTGGAATTGCAAGATTAGTGATTGGTGGTGGAGAAGAtgatcataatcataataatgctgctgctgctgctgctcaAGATGATTCAACTTCATTCAGTTCAACTCATGGCTTGCTTTGTGGATCTGTTGGTTACATAGCTCCTG AGTACGGACTAGGAAAACGGGCGTCAACAGAAGGGGACGTGTTCAGTTTCGGTGTACTTGTATTAGAACTCATAACGGGGAAACGTCCAACGGATCACTTTTTCGAGCAAGGAGCAGGACTACATGAATGGGTCAAAAGCCAATACCCACACCGGCTGGACCCCATTGTCGACGACGCAATGGACCGATACTGCACGGCAGCGGCCGCGAGGCGAGGCGGCCCAAGGCCTTGCAAACGCCTATGGCGAGAAGTGATTGTGGAGGTCATAGAAATGGGACTAATGTGTACTCAATACACTCCGGCAATGAGGCCCTCCATGGTTGATGTGGCTCAAGAAATGACTCGTTTGAAGGAATATCTCTCACATTCTTTGTCCTCTCTCTATACAAGAGGGTGA